Proteins encoded in a region of the Candidatus Omnitrophota bacterium genome:
- a CDS encoding MBL fold metallo-hydrolase, with translation MSRIKVTILGTTAGVPTPQRAHASIFISYDDGNEVPMLFDCGEGTQRQMMSAGINMMKLDDIFITHWHGDHCLGLAGLVDTMGFEGRTKELHIHCPEARKGRRLIKRSYSMGKVRVVLDNLRSSGSRIDKVFENDRFVVVSVPVRHSIPAVAFGIFEKDKVCVSVEKARQAGLPEEGKFYSELKEKGETYLDGRRVCLEEISTVKKGRRIVYSGDTEICDNLKALAAGADLLIQDCTYFSNDITEKNYKHAALPEVLEMIKAEKVKRTVLTHIGRKYSDPAALEKMLEGAANVSVAYDMMELVV, from the coding sequence ATGTCCCGGATAAAAGTGACCATACTCGGAACCACGGCTGGGGTCCCCACGCCACAAAGAGCGCATGCTTCCATATTCATCTCTTATGACGATGGCAATGAGGTGCCGATGTTGTTCGATTGTGGTGAGGGTACTCAACGTCAGATGATGTCCGCGGGCATAAATATGATGAAGCTCGATGATATATTCATAACTCACTGGCATGGCGACCATTGTCTGGGCCTGGCGGGTCTTGTTGATACCATGGGGTTCGAGGGACGTACGAAAGAACTCCATATCCATTGTCCGGAAGCGCGAAAAGGCAGGAGGCTGATCAAACGGTCCTATAGCATGGGGAAGGTCAGGGTCGTTCTTGATAATCTCAGGAGTTCCGGGTCACGTATAGACAAGGTTTTCGAGAACGACAGGTTCGTTGTTGTATCCGTGCCGGTAAGGCATAGTATCCCCGCGGTAGCTTTCGGGATATTCGAAAAGGATAAGGTCTGTGTTTCCGTTGAAAAGGCAAGACAAGCGGGATTGCCTGAAGAAGGAAAGTTCTATTCGGAACTAAAGGAAAAGGGCGAGACGTATCTTGATGGCAGGAGGGTGTGTCTTGAGGAGATATCCACGGTAAAAAAGGGAAGAAGGATAGTATATTCCGGCGATACGGAGATATGTGATAACCTGAAGGCCCTCGCCGCCGGCGCGGACCTTCTGATACAGGACTGTACATATTTTTCCAATGATATCACGGAAAAGAACTATAAACATGCGGCTTTACCGGAAGTGCTGGAAATGATAAAGGCGGAAAAGGTCAAAAGAACGGTACTTACCCATATCGGCAGGAAATATTCTGACCCGGCCGCGCTCGAAAAAATGCTGGAAGGCGCCGCTAACGTAAGCGTGGCGTACGATATGATGGAACTTGTTGTCTGA
- a CDS encoding NAD(P)-dependent oxidoreductase encodes MRVLLTGGTGFIGRNLAARLISRRHNVICLVRNTSRFEFLSEAGADVMISDILDEKDIARIIAETRPDVVCHAAAKVMSKDERELFITNVDGTRNLCKACFASDIARFVHISSVAVVSGNDAAPLREDMPYKASNSYGRSKIEAERVVKDFRQKGLRSAILRPCMVYGEDEPHALEKIFTKVLLRRIPVPDVSGMDSKLQLLYINNLIQAIELAMEGEEALSGTFMIADEEVITIRGFLEILYREICGGFPVVIPSWLAGPVLMFPPFSGWARSFFKDRVYDISAAREKLGYRPEFTTEDGLKRSVAYWRQKIANKEADRCPG; translated from the coding sequence TTGAGGGTACTTCTTACCGGTGGGACCGGTTTTATCGGGCGCAACCTGGCCGCCAGGCTTATCTCCCGGAGGCATAATGTGATCTGCCTGGTAAGGAATACCAGCAGGTTCGAGTTCCTCAGTGAGGCCGGCGCGGATGTCATGATCTCCGATATCCTTGACGAAAAGGATATCGCGAGGATAATCGCGGAGACACGGCCCGATGTGGTCTGTCACGCCGCCGCGAAAGTCATGTCGAAGGACGAAAGAGAACTTTTCATCACAAATGTGGACGGTACGCGGAATCTCTGCAAGGCTTGTTTTGCCTCGGATATCGCCCGATTCGTGCATATCAGTTCAGTAGCTGTTGTAAGCGGTAATGACGCCGCGCCTCTCAGGGAGGATATGCCGTACAAGGCCAGCAATAGTTATGGGCGTTCGAAGATCGAGGCGGAGAGGGTCGTCAAGGATTTCAGGCAGAAAGGTCTTAGATCTGCCATATTAAGGCCGTGTATGGTGTACGGTGAGGATGAGCCACACGCGCTTGAGAAGATTTTCACGAAAGTATTGTTGAGAAGGATCCCGGTGCCCGACGTGTCCGGTATGGATTCGAAACTCCAACTTTTATATATAAACAACCTTATACAGGCGATCGAACTTGCCATGGAGGGTGAAGAGGCGCTAAGCGGCACTTTTATGATAGCTGACGAAGAAGTGATAACCATAAGGGGTTTTCTTGAGATACTGTACAGGGAGATATGCGGGGGTTTTCCTGTCGTGATACCTTCATGGCTGGCGGGGCCGGTACTTATGTTCCCCCCATTCTCCGGCTGGGCACGGTCATTTTTTAAGGACAGGGTGTATGATATTTCCGCGGCTAGGGAAAAACTGGGATACCGGCCGGAGTTCACCACCGAAGATGGGCTTAAGAGGTCCGTTGCCTACTGGCGCCAGAAGATCGCTAACAAAGAAGCTGATAGATGTCCCGGATAA
- a CDS encoding SemiSWEET transporter, translated as MQEIHMNIIGFIAGTCTTMSFVPQVMKIIRTRHVRDISLHMYLMLTFGIVMWLIYGVVKDQIPIIVANSVSLVLCSMILTAKLVFRGRA; from the coding sequence ATGCAAGAGATCCATATGAACATTATAGGGTTCATCGCAGGAACATGTACTACCATGTCTTTCGTCCCACAGGTCATGAAGATAATCAGGACGAGGCATGTAAGGGACATATCGCTCCATATGTATCTAATGCTCACATTCGGTATAGTAATGTGGCTTATATACGGTGTGGTCAAGGACCAGATCCCCATAATAGTCGCTAATTCCGTGTCTCTGGTCCTTTGTTCCATGATCCTTACGGCTAAACTGGTATTTCGGGGGAGGGCATAA
- a CDS encoding FecR domain-containing protein: MRFIRKITAFFICVVSASVFLYVGYAGYLYFSNGRILSGHGDIRVYNAEKDDWEPYRKGYKLDTGDIIRTGAGSSCTVLLGGKGQAVMTAGEKSQVKLNAKDRIELEMEYGEVIASLSRPGRKATFRIKTPLGTCGARGTGWKVTADKGSGAAIEVFNGKVKYGSTYELYEEDPYIIPSGEKLLLTGGAAGQSTEYVDIASDRYDEWNGWVGATSGTLDASAIINDIAYSEPDPYPEWQEGVCYASWQPLKYSAEESDIAITKIERDINATWINLVTTWYQPVARSTLIRPLPEKTPADEALIHVIRRAHRLGMKIMLTPQLDLEDTEGGLWRGDISFSTSAEWDKWFEGYRAFILHYAVIAEAEHVKMFNIGTELALTTTQRPDKWIELIKEVRGTYKGRLVYTANWHEEYKEIKFWKYLDYAGIAAYFPLSDKDRPSYIEILKNWGPWLKDIEQWQATHGQPVIFPEIGYKSCEGTVREPWAHQPTGPVDIAQQERGYRAALQTFWNKKWFYGMYWWTWRTHPLMGGPNDRGFTPNDKPAAEVLSSWYTKPDPHKAKPWLTRVKNITEALK; encoded by the coding sequence ATGAGGTTTATCAGGAAAATAACGGCATTCTTCATATGTGTTGTGTCGGCATCGGTTTTTTTATATGTGGGATATGCGGGTTATCTGTATTTCAGCAACGGCAGGATATTATCGGGACATGGGGATATCAGGGTATACAACGCTGAAAAGGACGACTGGGAACCTTATCGTAAAGGATATAAGCTGGACACGGGAGATATCATACGTACGGGCGCGGGATCCAGTTGTACGGTGCTGCTCGGGGGAAAAGGCCAGGCTGTAATGACTGCCGGCGAAAAAAGCCAGGTAAAGCTCAATGCCAAGGATCGGATAGAGCTGGAAATGGAATATGGTGAGGTAATAGCCTCATTGTCCCGCCCCGGCAGGAAGGCCACGTTCAGGATCAAGACGCCTCTGGGTACGTGTGGTGCCCGGGGGACCGGATGGAAAGTGACGGCGGATAAGGGTTCCGGGGCCGCTATAGAGGTCTTTAACGGTAAGGTCAAATACGGCAGCACGTATGAGCTGTATGAGGAGGATCCTTATATAATACCGAGTGGTGAAAAGCTGTTGCTTACAGGTGGTGCCGCCGGCCAGTCCACGGAATACGTGGATATCGCGTCCGACAGGTACGATGAGTGGAACGGGTGGGTCGGTGCCACTTCCGGAACACTAGATGCTTCCGCCATCATTAACGATATAGCGTATAGCGAGCCCGATCCCTATCCGGAATGGCAGGAAGGGGTGTGCTATGCATCGTGGCAGCCGCTGAAATATTCCGCTGAAGAATCGGATATAGCTATCACTAAGATCGAGAGAGATATAAACGCGACATGGATAAATCTTGTTACAACATGGTACCAGCCGGTCGCCAGAAGTACGCTGATACGCCCACTTCCAGAAAAAACGCCGGCGGACGAGGCTCTTATACATGTAATAAGGAGGGCGCACAGGCTGGGGATGAAGATCATGCTTACTCCGCAACTTGACCTGGAGGACACAGAGGGGGGACTATGGCGCGGGGATATATCGTTCAGTACGTCCGCGGAATGGGATAAGTGGTTCGAGGGGTACAGGGCTTTCATCCTTCACTACGCGGTCATAGCCGAAGCCGAACATGTTAAGATGTTCAATATAGGTACGGAACTGGCGCTTACGACCACACAAAGGCCGGACAAGTGGATAGAGCTGATCAAAGAGGTCAGAGGGACCTATAAGGGCCGGCTTGTATATACGGCTAACTGGCACGAGGAATATAAGGAAATAAAGTTCTGGAAATACCTGGATTATGCCGGTATAGCGGCGTATTTCCCGCTTTCGGATAAAGACAGACCTTCTTATATCGAGATATTGAAGAACTGGGGTCCGTGGCTCAAAGATATAGAGCAGTGGCAGGCGACCCATGGCCAGCCGGTGATATTCCCGGAGATAGGGTATAAAAGCTGTGAAGGCACTGTCCGGGAGCCGTGGGCGCATCAGCCTACAGGGCCTGTGGACATCGCCCAGCAAGAAAGGGGTTACCGCGCGGCGCTACAGACGTTCTGGAATAAAAAATGGTTCTACGGCATGTACTGGTGGACGTGGAGGACCCATCCATTGATGGGGGGACCTAACGACAGGGGCTTTACCCCTAATGACAAACCTGCTGCTGAGGTATTGAGTTCATGGTATACTAAACCCGATCCGCATAAGGCCAAACCCTGGCTGACCCGCGTGAAGAACATAACGGAGGCCCTTAAATAG
- a CDS encoding PilZ domain-containing protein — MDLTCLSQGFLLIPGMIFSFILGFMVGYSSFEASGKARLRKMLESEHYDEEDITKFLDMRCEKRVRQDRDSTVRIHAPLFNGSGIIEEHINLDFEARVLDVSRNGMAILSQHFLKKGLNVHIISSSGSDFHIPAEVRNLRILSYGIRIGLRFAKPIR, encoded by the coding sequence ATGGACCTGACCTGCCTGTCACAGGGGTTCTTGTTGATACCGGGCATGATATTCAGTTTTATACTGGGTTTCATGGTAGGTTATTCGTCTTTTGAGGCGAGCGGCAAGGCGCGACTGAGAAAGATGCTGGAAAGCGAGCACTATGATGAAGAGGACATAACTAAGTTCCTCGACATGAGATGCGAAAAAAGGGTAAGGCAGGACCGGGATTCCACCGTGAGGATACACGCGCCACTTTTCAACGGATCGGGTATTATTGAGGAACATATTAACCTTGATTTTGAGGCACGTGTCCTGGATGTGTCCAGGAACGGCATGGCCATATTGTCACAGCATTTTCTCAAGAAAGGACTTAACGTCCATATTATTTCCTCTTCGGGCAGTGATTTTCACATACCGGCCGAGGTGCGTAACCTTAGGATACTTTCTTATGGTATAAGGATAGGCCTGAGGTTCGCTAAGCCGATAAGATGA
- a CDS encoding PilZ domain-containing protein, which yields MTTSIMFYVLLVAIPVIIAAVVAGAVMSYLIYEKRGKISLRQMMEEEKGSSPGRYAECRKHERIPKDSTVTVQTERLDNAGVSFHGETMTFEARVLDVSKSGISIISGVFLKKGQIARIYSHDDMNVNVSGEVRNLKLMPSGIRIGFKLSE from the coding sequence ATGACCACTTCCATCATGTTCTACGTACTACTTGTAGCGATCCCGGTCATTATTGCCGCAGTTGTGGCCGGGGCTGTTATGAGCTATCTCATATATGAAAAAAGAGGGAAGATATCGCTTCGCCAGATGATGGAAGAAGAAAAGGGATCTTCGCCCGGGAGGTACGCAGAGTGTCGTAAGCATGAACGTATCCCGAAAGACAGTACGGTAACAGTACAGACCGAAAGGCTTGATAATGCCGGAGTCTCTTTTCATGGCGAGACCATGACCTTCGAGGCCAGGGTACTGGATGTATCGAAGAGCGGGATAAGTATCATTTCCGGTGTATTTCTGAAAAAGGGGCAGATCGCGCGTATATACAGTCATGATGATATGAACGTCAATGTGTCGGGAGAAGTGCGTAACCTCAAACTTATGCCGTCGGGCATACGCATAGGGTTCAAGCTGAGCGAGTAG
- the uvrB gene encoding excinuclease ABC subunit UvrB, whose protein sequence is MDAFHLVTDLKPSGDQPQAIETILGSLSRGNIRQTLLGVTGSGKTFTMANIIARLNKPTLVISHNKTLAAQLYSEFRSFFPDNAVEYFVSYYDYYQPEAYLPQTDLYIEKDASINQDIDRLRLSATSSILSRKDVLIVASVSCIYGLGSPEDYSNMLAEARTGQTLSREEFLRKLVDIQYERNNMDLDRGKFRVRGDIIEVLPAYKKTAIRVEFFGSEVSRISETDPVTGDIITDLDKISIYPAKHFVTTQDKIDSAVRSIKEELDSRLKELNGEGKLLEAQRLMSRTAYDLEMLKELGYCNGIENYSRHISGRDPGSRPWCLLDYFEDDYLIIIDESHVTLPQLHAMYNGDQARKRTLVDYGFRLPSALDNRPLKFDEFMEIAPSILFVSATPGEYEKDTSAVIAEQVIRPTGLIDPPIEVRPTDGQIYDLMKEVKARAKKGERTLVTTLTKRLAEELTEYLKDMDIRVKYLHSEINALDRVDIVRDLRLGKFDCLIGINLLREGLDLPEVSLVAVLDADKEGFLRSTTSLVQTAGRAARNLNGQVILYADNMTRSMKETMDLTERRREKQVAYNTRHGISPMTVVKAINEGIEAYRQAKEIVQSAAGETPEEYDIIEVMNQLEYDMEEAARNLQFEKAIVYRDQIARLKKMIVHQPREEGPAGKDKKRGKGGR, encoded by the coding sequence ATGGACGCATTCCATCTTGTGACAGACCTTAAGCCTTCGGGGGACCAGCCCCAGGCGATAGAAACCATACTTGGGTCCCTTTCCCGTGGTAATATCCGCCAGACGCTCCTTGGTGTGACCGGGAGCGGCAAGACCTTTACCATGGCCAATATAATAGCCAGGCTCAACAAACCCACGCTTGTGATATCGCATAACAAAACGCTTGCCGCCCAGTTGTATTCCGAATTCAGGTCATTCTTCCCGGATAACGCCGTAGAGTATTTCGTAAGTTATTATGATTATTACCAGCCGGAGGCGTATTTGCCTCAGACCGATCTTTATATAGAGAAAGACGCGTCCATAAACCAGGATATAGACAGGTTGAGGTTATCGGCTACGAGCTCGATACTGTCGCGCAAGGACGTATTGATAGTCGCAAGTGTTTCATGTATATACGGATTGGGGTCGCCCGAGGACTACTCCAATATGCTTGCCGAGGCGCGTACGGGCCAGACGCTTTCCAGGGAAGAATTCCTCAGGAAACTCGTGGACATACAGTATGAGCGGAATAACATGGACCTGGACAGGGGCAAATTCCGCGTAAGGGGCGATATCATCGAAGTGCTGCCGGCTTATAAGAAGACCGCGATAAGGGTAGAATTCTTTGGCAGCGAAGTCTCGCGCATATCTGAAACAGACCCTGTTACCGGGGATATAATAACTGATCTGGACAAGATCTCCATATATCCGGCCAAGCATTTCGTCACCACGCAGGATAAGATAGATAGCGCGGTTAGATCGATAAAAGAGGAACTCGACAGCAGGCTTAAGGAACTCAACGGGGAAGGTAAGCTTCTTGAGGCCCAGAGGCTGATGTCAAGAACAGCGTATGACCTGGAAATGCTCAAAGAACTCGGGTATTGTAACGGCATAGAGAATTATTCGCGGCACATATCGGGGCGCGACCCGGGGTCCAGGCCATGGTGTTTGCTGGATTATTTCGAGGACGATTACCTTATTATCATTGATGAGTCACATGTGACATTGCCCCAGCTTCACGCGATGTATAACGGCGACCAGGCCAGGAAACGTACTTTGGTCGACTACGGGTTCAGGTTGCCGTCGGCCCTTGATAACAGGCCGCTTAAATTTGATGAGTTCATGGAAATAGCCCCGTCGATACTTTTTGTGTCGGCAACGCCGGGTGAGTATGAGAAGGATACGAGTGCTGTTATCGCCGAACAGGTGATACGGCCTACGGGGCTCATCGATCCGCCTATAGAGGTCAGGCCTACCGACGGGCAGATCTATGACCTTATGAAGGAAGTGAAGGCCAGGGCGAAGAAAGGGGAAAGAACGCTTGTTACCACGCTTACCAAAAGATTGGCGGAAGAACTTACGGAATACCTGAAGGATATGGATATCCGGGTCAAGTACCTGCATTCGGAGATAAACGCGCTTGACCGGGTAGACATAGTCCGCGACCTGAGGCTGGGTAAGTTCGATTGTCTTATCGGTATAAACCTTTTGAGGGAAGGTCTTGACCTGCCGGAGGTCTCACTCGTGGCTGTGCTGGACGCGGATAAGGAAGGATTCCTGCGAAGCACGACAAGTCTTGTCCAGACGGCCGGGCGCGCCGCGCGTAACTTGAACGGACAAGTTATCCTGTACGCGGATAATATGACCCGGTCCATGAAGGAGACCATGGACCTTACCGAGCGCCGCAGGGAAAAACAGGTCGCGTATAATACGCGGCATGGTATAAGCCCTATGACCGTGGTCAAGGCCATTAACGAAGGGATAGAAGCTTATCGCCAGGCTAAGGAGATCGTGCAGAGCGCCGCGGGTGAAACGCCCGAGGAATATGACATTATAGAGGTGATGAACCAGCTCGAGTACGATATGGAGGAGGCCGCCCGCAATCTTCAGTTCGAAAAGGCCATAGTGTATCGTGACCAGATAGCGCGATTGAAAAAGATGATCGTGCATCAGCCCCGAGAAGAGGGGCCGGCGGGTAAGGATAAAAAACGCGGTAAAGGGGGGAGATGA
- the nadC gene encoding carboxylating nicotinate-nucleotide diphosphorylase translates to MELDKKRIDRIVRFALKEDIWTGDITSQAVLDRFLVADAVIIAREKGVICGMGVVERVFASVDYCLKFKPMVSDGDNVNPGQEVAFIEGEAWSILKAERVALNFLSMLSGTATRTRSIVEMVKGTGVKIYDTRKTIPLHRYLQKYAVRVGGGYNHRQGLYDMVLIKDNHIKAFAMQKDNADSEKVIKEIVHRARKNVQSNIRVEIEVETLAECGYALEAAPDVIMLDNMDPETIRKAVECRREKDLEGKVLFEVSGGMNEANIMGYAVTGVDMISIGALTGTVKGLDLSMEVVYRRG, encoded by the coding sequence ATGGAATTAGATAAAAAAAGGATAGACCGGATAGTGCGATTCGCGCTCAAGGAAGATATCTGGACGGGGGATATAACGTCCCAGGCGGTTCTGGACAGGTTCCTTGTGGCTGATGCCGTGATCATAGCCAGGGAAAAAGGCGTTATCTGCGGTATGGGGGTAGTAGAACGGGTGTTCGCCTCGGTGGATTATTGCCTGAAGTTCAAACCCATGGTGTCTGACGGGGATAATGTGAACCCCGGGCAGGAAGTAGCTTTTATTGAGGGAGAAGCGTGGTCCATATTAAAGGCGGAACGCGTGGCGCTTAACTTTCTCAGTATGCTCAGTGGTACGGCGACAAGAACGAGATCTATCGTTGAGATGGTCAAAGGGACAGGGGTGAAGATATACGACACCCGGAAGACGATACCTCTTCACCGGTATCTGCAGAAATACGCGGTGAGGGTAGGTGGCGGATATAACCACAGGCAGGGTCTCTACGATATGGTGCTGATAAAGGATAACCATATAAAAGCGTTCGCGATGCAGAAAGATAACGCCGACAGTGAAAAGGTGATAAAAGAGATAGTTCATCGTGCGCGTAAGAACGTACAATCCAATATACGCGTGGAAATAGAGGTCGAAACACTCGCCGAGTGCGGTTATGCCCTGGAAGCCGCTCCCGATGTCATAATGCTGGATAACATGGACCCGGAGACCATTCGCAAAGCTGTCGAATGCCGCAGGGAAAAAGATCTTGAGGGAAAAGTGCTTTTTGAGGTCTCAGGAGGGATGAACGAGGCCAATATCATGGGATATGCCGTGACAGGCGTGGACATGATCTCCATAGGCGCCCTTACCGGTACGGTAAAGGGCCTGGATCTCAGTATGGAAGTAGTCTACAGGAGAGGGTGA
- a CDS encoding pseudouridine synthase, whose protein sequence is MEQRLQTFLAHAGVASRRAAISVIENGQVTVDGVVVREKGHKVDPSKQKVCVKGVPVGHEKKYYFMLNKPVDVISTAIDTHGRKKVTDFFREIKARLYPVGRLDKDTTGLMVVTNDGPLANRLSHPSFGIEKEYLVTVGRKLGDNDIKRISSGIEVEGRKTAPCVIKTERTSGEGTVYRVYLHEGRKRQIREMFRQAGVRVQALDRVKYAGLSLGRLRRGEYRELTRAEIEMLSGKDTRG, encoded by the coding sequence ATGGAACAAAGATTACAAACATTCCTTGCGCACGCGGGAGTAGCCTCGAGGAGGGCCGCGATAAGCGTGATAGAGAACGGACAGGTCACTGTCGATGGTGTGGTCGTCAGGGAGAAAGGTCACAAGGTAGATCCGAGCAAACAGAAGGTATGTGTTAAGGGTGTTCCTGTTGGCCACGAGAAGAAATATTATTTTATGCTCAATAAGCCCGTAGACGTTATATCCACTGCTATCGATACTCATGGGAGAAAAAAGGTGACAGATTTCTTCCGGGAAATAAAAGCACGTTTGTACCCGGTTGGAAGGCTCGACAAGGATACTACAGGACTAATGGTGGTCACGAACGATGGACCGTTGGCTAACAGGTTGTCGCATCCGAGTTTCGGGATAGAAAAAGAATATCTGGTCACCGTGGGGCGTAAACTTGGGGATAACGATATAAAGAGGATATCGTCGGGGATCGAGGTCGAGGGCAGGAAAACCGCGCCATGCGTGATAAAGACGGAAAGAACTTCAGGAGAGGGGACCGTTTACAGGGTCTATCTCCACGAAGGTCGTAAACGGCAGATACGCGAGATGTTCAGGCAGGCGGGGGTCAGGGTCCAGGCGCTTGACCGGGTAAAGTACGCGGGGCTTTCTCTCGGACGTTTGAGGCGGGGCGAATACAGGGAACTTACCCGGGCTGAGATCGAAATGCTTTCCGGGAAGGACACACGGGGATAG